The genomic stretch CGCGTCGTACCATTTTCGAACTGCGCAAAGCGCGCGAACGCGCCCATATCCTGGAAGGTCTGGCGATTGCGCTGGCTAATATCGACCCGATCATCGAGCTGATCCGCCATGCTTCTACCCCGGCCGAAGCCAAAAACGCGCTGGTGGCGCAGGCGTGGGCGCTGGGCAGCGTGGCCGCCATGCTGGAGCGCGCCGGCGATGACGCTGCGCGTCCGGAATGGCTGGAGCCGGAGTTCGGCATCCACGAGGGTAAATATCACCTGACCGAACAGCAGGCGCAGGCGATTCTGGATTTGCGTCTGCAGAAACTGACCGGTCTGGAACATGAAAAACTGCTGGATGAATACAAGGAACTGCTGGAGCAGATCGCCGAACTGCTGTTCATCCTGCGCAGTCCTGAACGTCTGATGGAAGTGATCCGCGAAGAGCTGGAGGCGATCCGCGAGCAGTACAACGACGCGCGTCGTACCGAGATCACCCATAACAGCGCCGACATCAATATCGAAGATCTGATTTCCGAAGAGAACGTGGTGGTGACCTTGTCGCATCAGGGTTACGTCAAGTATCAGCCGCTGAGCGACTATGAAGCTCAGCGTCGTGGCGGCAAAGGCAAATCCGCCGCCCGCATCAAGGAAGAGGACTTTATTGATCGGCTGCTGGTGGCGAATACCCACGACACCATCCTGTGCTTCTCCAGCCGTGGCCGTCTCTACTGGCTGAAAGTGTATCAGTTGCCGGAAGCGAGCCGCGGCGCCCGCGGTCGTCCGATCATCAACCTGTTGCCGTTGGAGCAGGATGAACGCATTACCGCCATTCTGCCGGTGCGCGAGTACGAAGAGGGCATGAACGTGTTCATGGCCACGGCCAGCGGTACGGTGAAGAAGACCGCGCTGACTGAGTTTAGCCGTCCGCGCAGCGCCGGTATCATCGCTGTTAATCTCAACGACGGCGACGAGCTGATTGGCGTCGACCTGACCGACGGCAGCAATGAAGTGATGCTGTTCTCCGCCGAAGGCAAGGTGGTGCGTTTCTCCGAATCGGCTGTACGTACTATGGGACGTACCGCTACCGGGGTGCGCGGCATCAACCTGCAGGACGACGATCTGGTGGTGTCGCTGATTGTGCCGCGTGGCGAAGGCGATATTCTGACTGTGACGCAGAATGGCTTCGGCAAGCGTACCGCCGTCACCGAGTATCCGGTGAAATCCCGTGCTACCAAAGGTGTTATCTCCATCAAGGTGAGCGAGCGCAACGGTAAGGTGGTCGGCGCGGTGCAGGTCGATTCCGCCGATCAGATCATGATGATCACCGATGCCGGTACGCTGGTGCGTACTCGTGTATCCGAGGTCAGCATCGTTGGTCGTAATACTCAGGGCGTGACGCTGATTCGTACCGCTGAGGACGAGCGAGTGGTTGGCCTGCAGCGTGTGGCTGAGCCGGTGGAAGACGATGAACTCGACAGCGTGGTGCCGGTTGACGGCGAACTGCCGGAAGAGGACATCGATGAACCGGAGAACGATGACGATACGCCGGCAGACGATGAATAACCCCTTCATCCGCCGATGATGACCTTCCAGAGCCAGCGCCCGACGCGCTGGCTTTTTTTATGCAGGATCGGTACTGTATCGACTGATCCCGACCTGATTTTCCCGTGCTGACAACCTTTACGGTATGCCTTTGAAAGTTATCGCTTCTTTTCAGACCACCCTTAAAGTCTCCCGGTATATGTTCCGGGCGCTGGCGACCACGCTGTGGATTCTGGGCGCACTGATTTCGGTTTTTTACGTGAATAAGGAACTGAATCAACGGGAATCGCATCTGCGACAGATTTTCTCCCTCAATTTCGAACAATCGCTGGGGTATATTCGCCATACCACCGATGTGGCGCGCGAGCTGCGGTACATTGCCGCTAACCGATTCGGCGCGCCTGTCGCGCCACGGGAACGCGGCGCCGCCGCCAAAAAGACGCCGTTCTCTATTTATCCGCTGTCGTCCACCTTTGACTGTGGCGAACAGTATGAGAAGAACCCCGCTCAATTACAGTCGCTGACTAGCTTTTTTGAACAATGGCATGATGATTTCTCGTCGGTTTATGACCTTAACCGCATCTTTTTTGTCGACAGCAGTCAGCAGTGCATTGTCGATTTTGGCATTCGCAATCAGTCGCTGGATAGCGATAGCCTGATGAAGAGCGTGCAGGAACGGTTGCAGAATCAGAAATCCAATCGGGCGGGGAATCGTCGCGAGGAGAGCCTGTTTTGGGTGACGCCCGGCCCGACGCCGGATGCGGGGTATCTGTACGCGCTGACGCCGGTGTATGTGGATAACCATCTGGTGACCATGATGGGGATCGAACAGAGTATTCGGCTGGATGACTTCATGTTGAATGGCGACCTGCCGTTCAGCGTCAGATTACTGGATCAGAATGACCGGGTTCTGCTGCAGTTTACCGACAGCCAGTCCGGCAATAGCCTTAGCCATTACCCGGACTCGAACAACTACTTTGGCTACAGCGATGGCTACGGCGCCTTGTTGATGAAGAAGGCGCTGCCGCCTACGTCGATGACCGTGGTGTATTCGCTGCCGCTGGAAGTGATTCTGATGTCGCTCAATACGCTGATCATCAATATTGCGTTGTTGAATCTGGCATCGGCTATCTGTCTGTTTTTATTGACCCGACTGTTTGAGCGTAAAATTTTTCGGCCGGCGGAGCGCAACGCGTTTCAGTTGGAAGAGAACGAACAGTTTAACCGCAAGATCGTGGCGTCGGCGCCGGTAGGCATCTGCATTCTGAGGATCAGCGACGGCACTAATATTATCAGCAACGAACTGGCGCATAACTATCTCAGCCTGCTGACGTATGAAGACCGGGTGCGCATTGTGCGCATCATCTGCGAGCAGCAATCCAAATCGCTGGATGTGGTGACCGGGCGCAATCACCATCTGCAAATCAGTTTTGTGCATTCGCGCTACCGTAACGAGAACGTGGCCATCTGCGTGCTGCTCGACGTCAGCGCTCGTGTACGTATGGAAGAGTCGTTGCAGGAGATGGCCAACGCCGCCGAGCAGGCCAGCCAGTCCAAGTCGATGTTCCTGGCGACCGTCAGCCATGAATTACGCACACCGCTGTATGGCATCATCGGCAATCTGGATTTGCTGCAAACGAAATCGCTGCCATCGGATGCCAACCGGCTGGTGACGGCGATGCAAAACTCCTCGGCGCTGCTGCTGAAGATCATCAGCGATATTCTTGATTTCTCCAAGATCGAGTCGGAACAGCTGAAGATTGAGCCCAGTGAGTTTGCACCGCGTGAGGTGATAAACCATATCGTGAGTAACTACCTGCCGCTGGTGGTGAAAAAACGGCTGGTGCTGTATTGCTATATCGATCCTAACGTACCCTTGCGGTTGATGGGCGATGCGGTGCGGTTGCAGCAGGTGTTGAGCAACTTGCTCAGTAACGCCATCAAGTTTACCGATACCGGCTGTATTGTGTTCCAGGTGGCGTGTTGCGATGACGGTTACCTGGTGTTCAAGGTACGGGATACCGGCGTCGGTATCGATACCCGTGCGGTGATGAAATTGTTTGACCCCTTCTTTCAGGCCGGGACCGGGGTTCAACGCCACTTTCAGGGTACCGGGCTGGGGCTGGCGATTTGTGAAAAGCTGGTCAGCCTGATGGATGGGGACATCACCATTGAATCCGAACCGGGGCTTGGCAGTGAGTTCGGCATTCGCATTCCGCTTTACCGCGCTCACTACCCGCAGACGTTGCAGGTGCCAGATTTACAGGGGAAAACCTGCTGGTTACAGATTCGTAATGCGCTGATGGAGCGCTATCTGCTGGGCTTGCTGAATGCCTGCGGTCTGGATGCGCAGCGGTACGAAGAAGGGCAGCCCGTCGGTAAAGATGACGTGATGATTTGTGATCATGTGCCGGATACGCTGCCAAATGCGCACGCCTGCGTGGAGATTAGCGGTATGCAGGCTGGCGCCGCACAGGAGGTTCGGGCGGGGTACTGGCTGTACAGTACGGCCGCGCTGCACGAATTGCCGGTGTTGCTGCAACGTATTTATCGGGGTGAGGATGAATTGTCCGCAGAGACGCTGTCCCTGCCGTCCGTCAGTTACAATCGTACCGAAAACAGCGATATTCGCCTTTTGGTGGTGGATGACCATCCGATTAACCGCCGTTTGCTGGCCGATCAACTCGGTTCGCTGGGGTATCAGGTCATTACGGCCAATGACGGGCTGGATGCGCTGGATGTGCTGGCGAAGAATCCGGTGGATATTATCCTTACCGACGTCAACATGCCGAATATGGACGGTTACCGTTTTACCCAGCGGCTGCGGGAAATGGGGCAGACGTTGCCGGTAATCGGCGTCACCGCCAATGCGCTGGCGGAAGAACGGCAGCGCTGTCTGCAAGCCGGTATGGATAATTGTCTGTCTAAACCGGTGACGCTGGATACGTTGCAGCAGTCGCTGTCGTATTACAGTAATCTGGTCAGGCAGAACAAGCCGGTTCAGTCGTAACTCAGGCCGGCTTGGGGGAAGGCCGGCGAGCAGGTCACCCGCTCGCCGGTAGGTGAATCACTCTTTGTCAGACGGCGACACGCCGACCGAGGAGAGGTAGTTCAGCAGGGCGATATCGTTATCCACACCCAGTTTGGTCATGGCCGATTTCTTCTGACTGCTGATGGTTTTGATGCTGCGATTGAGTTTTCTGGCGATTTCAGTAACCAGGAACCCTTCGGCAAACAGGCGTAAAACCTCGCTTTCTTTGGGGGACAAGCGCTTGTCGCCGTAACCGCTGGCGCTGATTTTTTCCAGCACCTTGCTGACGCTTTCCGGCGTGAATTTTTTGCCTTTCTGCAACGCGGCCAGCGCTTTGGGCAGGTCGGTTGGCGCGCCCTGTTTCAGGACAATCCCTTCAATATCCAGCTCCAGCACTGCGCTGAGAATGGCCGGATTATTGTTCATGGTCAGTACAATGATCGACAGGTGCGGGAAATGGCGCTTGATGTATTTGATCAGGGTAATGCCGTCGCCGTATTTATCCCCCGGCATGGATAGATCGGTGATCAGAACATTGGCGTCAAGTTTGGGAAGATTGTTAATCAGGGCTGTCGAGTCTTCGAATTCACCCACGACGTTAACCCATTCGATTTGTTCCAGCGACTTTTTAATGCCAAACAAAACAATAGGATGATCGTCTGCAATAATTACGTTTAGATTGCTCATTGTTTTTTACTCATATTGTTGGCCACCGGGCTGCAGCAATGCTGTGACAAAACCTTCGATCTGCTGAAGGTTGGCTTCTATCTGCGCGCGATCCTGGGTGGTAATAAGCTTTTCCAGCGCTTCACATAACTGCTTGCCGGGATGAAGATTCAGCATGGCAAAGACACCTTTCAGGCGGTGTGCTGTTTGCGCAAGTGACAAAAAATCGCCATCTTGGGTCTCAGTATATAGTCTCTTTAAATCCTCCGGTACTGTATCAACAAACAAGGAATAGTAGTCACTGTTGCGTAACTGACGGACATAGAAGCCGATATCGTCCTGCTCTTCAGGCAGGGGATCGTCCGGAGAAGTATCCAGTTGCTGTTCGATCAGTTTCAGCAGACCTTCCAGCAGTAACTGGCTGACATTGTAGTTGGTACGCAGGCGGCGATGCCCCAGCGGCACCAGCATCGTATCGTCGCTGGTCACCAGCAAGGTATCGTCGGCCATCCGGCTGGGATCGTCGGTAATCGTGATTTCCGCATCCTGACTCACTAGTCGTTCGTCATATACCACGACATCCGCGCCCCAGTTGCTCACCATACGGCTAACAATGGTACGTACCTCATCCGAGGTAATGTTCAGGAGTAGCGTGATGTCGTCCAATAATTTCTCATCTTCTTCCGCAGGCAGCGGGTCCGGCTGCATTTTCAAGGTCAGCACGTACTGGGTGCCGAGTCCTGGTCGACTGTTGATTTGCAGTTGACCCCCTAGTTTGTTGCAGAGTTGATTGCATAGAAATAGGGTTAATCCGGAATTGTGCCGGAAGCGATCGGATAGCGGCGTGGTAGCGAACGGATGCACCAGATTGTCCCGCTCCATACCGGAAATATCGGTGCCGGTATCGCTAATGCGGATCAGCAACTGCTCGGGGGTATGCGCCGAAGGCTCGCAGGACAGGGTGATCTTGCCGTAGTCGGTATTGGTGATGGAGTAGTCCAGCAGCAGCGACAAGGTTTTCTTCAGCAATTCGCTGTCGCCCAGATAGGTCTGGCGCGGGTCGAGCTTGTAATGATTGAACAGCTTCAACCCTTTTTGCTGGATACGCGGCAGCAATTCCAGCATCAAATCGTCAATCAGCGTCAGCGGTGAAAACGAGTCATGGACCAGATGCCATTCCACCGTTTCCAGTCGCGCCTGCAGGGCGATGTTTTCCATCAGACGGATGGCGCCGCTGGTTTCGGCGATCAGCGCCTGAATCGTTTTCTGCTGCTCTGGCGGGTTGCCGGTTTTGCGCAGCGTCAGCGCCAACTGGTGTACGGCGGACAGCGGTTGCTTAAACTCCTGGCTCAGGTTGCGGAACAGGCGTTTGCGAACCGAGACGTTTTTGTCGAATTCCCGCTGCGCCAGCTGCAGCTTTTTGGTAATCAATATTTCCTGATCCTGTTCGCGCAGCAGGAACAGGCACAGCGACGGCGTGTGCTGGCTGTGGAACACGCGCACCTCGTACATCTCGTTATCCACCGTGGCCTGAATAACGCCCTGATGCTCCTCCGCCAGAGTGGAGATTTTCTTCAGGCTGAGGTGCGGGTATAACCGTTCCGCCAGCGCGTTCGCCACCATCACCTTGTTGTTGCTGAAATCGTAAACCAGCACCCCGACCGGGATGCGGCTGACGATCTCGCCGTACATTCGCTGTTGTTCTTTCAGGTGATGGGACAGGTCATCCTTCGGCCGGGCGTAGTAGCGCCGCAACGCGTAGACCCCCATCAGCGAGATAGCCAGCAATGCCAGATTGAGCGCAATCACCCAGATATTGTTGCGCAGCATATCGGTCACCAGCCGGCCCAACGGAATGGCATAGACCAGTTTGATCGGCGAGTTCATCAACTGGGCCGAGATTTCCAGCAGCGCGCCTTCACGGCGAATATCGGTGGGGATGTCGTTATCCGCGCTGGCGTCGGCGTTTACCGGCGGTGTTTGCTGGCGCAGCATGAAACTGTCCCGCGACATATTGCGCGGGATCAGATCGTTGATAGACAAGTCGAACGCAATGACGGTAGCCAGATGCCCAGGCTGATTGAACGTCGTGCGCAGGGTAAAGTAATAGTCGTTGTAAAAACGCAGCTTGCGTAAGGGGGAGAAGCTTTCCCGTTCATCCAGCGTATTCGCCTGCTGCAGCATCTCGGTTTTGCGCGATTCCACCATCGATGAGAGGTAGCTGCCGCGGAACTGTGACGAGATATCTTTCAGCGGCTGGGTGGAGACCATGGTCAGGCTGTTGTCCTGCCCATTGAGGTAGTACATCGAGTAGATATCGGTTTTCGCGCCCCACAGGACGTCCAGATATTGCGATATCCGGTGCATGGCGCCGAGCGTGGTTTTGTCGTGCGGCCCGAAAATCAAGGCATCCGTTTTGTGGCCGCTTTTCTCGACATAAAACACATTCGGCATCAGCGTAATCAGATTGATGTTGGGAGTATCGGGCGGTGTCGGATCGCTGATCAGATTTTTGTAGATTTGATCGGTAAAGAAGCGGTAAGCATCGATGCGCTTTTGCATTCCTTCCGCAGTGTCTGTCAGGGCGGATTTTTTCTCCGTCATCCAGCTGTTGACGTAGTTATAGCTGTAAGCGCCGGTCATCAGCAGCAGCAACAGAATAAACAGCAGGAAAAAACGCACGATAGCCGCAGGCATGAAATCAGGCTCCTGATGAACGGGTAAGAGGACGGATACTGAGGCTGACAACCAGCAGCAACATTGCGACAAGGCCCAGAGCCAGCGATAGGCTGCTCCATTGGGCGATGAAGCCGAGTAGCGCCGGACCGGTCAGAATACCGGTATAGCCGAGAGTGCTGACTGAGGCAACGGCCAGCCCGGCGGGCATGATCCGCTGTCTGCCTGCCGCCGAGAACAGAATCGGCACCACGTTGGAGGCGCCCAGGCCGACCAAGATAAACCCGGTTATCGCGGAAACCGGGTTATCCACCGCAATCGCCAGCAACAGGCCGAGTGCGGCGCATAAACTGCCGCCGGCTGCCATGACGTAGCGCCCCAGCTTCTGCGTTAACCGGTCGCCGTTGAGGCGCCCCAGCGTCATGGCGATGGAAAAGGCGGCGTAGCCAACGCCCGCCAGTCGGGAGTCAAGCCCGCGTTCGCCGCTGAGGAACAGGGCGCTCCAGTCCAGTATCGCGCCTTCCGCCAGAAACATAATGAAGCAAAGCGCGCCAATGGTCATCACCACGCCGCGCGGCCGCACAAACAGCGGGGAGCGTTCGGCGTGACCCGAGCCATGCAACAAATGGCGATGCGTGCCGCACAGCAGCAACAGAAGGAGCAGAAGCACCATGATGATGATCGCCCATAACGGCGAACAACCAAGCCACAACAGGCCGCTGACGCCGCCCGCACCGGCGATGCCGCCGACGCTGTAAAAGCCGTGAAACCCGGACAGCATGGCCCTTTTGCTGGCCTGCTCAACCACCACCGCCTGAATATTCATGGTGACATCCAGCAGACCAATCGCCGCGCCGAACAGGAACAGCAACACCGCCATAGCGGGCAATGTGGAAACCTGCGTCAGGGCCGGCAACACCACAAACAACGGCGCGGCTGCGGACAGCATTACCCGGCGGCATCCCAGGCGCGCGCTCAGCACGCCGGCCAGCGGCATGGCGGTCAGCGAGCCGATGGCAATCATCAGCAGCAGCATTCCCAGCGACGCGTCGTTGATGTTAAGGCGGGATTTGGCGTACGGCACCAGCGGCGCCCAGGCCGACATCGCCGCGCCCGTGATGAAAAACACCGCCCGTGTGGCGAACTGTACCGCTTTGTCGTCCAGTCGCTGTGACTGGTCAAGCGTGGAGGAACTCAAGGTTGAACTCATTGCTGAATAACTATCGTCGCTGAACCTGACAGAGGGGTATTTTTACCACAATTGCGACGTTTTATCGAAAGAGGATGTGTCTTGTCGACAGAAAATGCGGGAAGGGTTCCACAATAAACTCGCAGATAAAAAATGCCGGGACAAGCCCGGCAATGAGAAGGTAATTTATGATAAAGCGGAATGAAGAATTTGATGATAGCGAGAAAAATTTTAGAACTGTCGGTCGTAAGAATTTTGTCACTTAATGCTAATTTCATCGGATTGCTTTTTCATTCTGTGCGGTGAACAAAATCAGAAAATATAAACGAGATGAATTATCGTTGATGAAGGAATATGTCCATCCGCCCGGGATTATTCGCTGAGCGCCATGCTGCCTGATGTGGCGTTCCCCGGTCTGATATGCCGACATGACAATACGTTACCTTGAGTCATCTTTCGTCAAAAAATAAAATAAAAAGCGACGAAATTTTTTATATTGTGGATACTTTTTATGGCGGAAGCCTGCAAATAAAAAGGCGTGATAAAGAATAATCTAAACCCTGTTTTTATTGTGGATTAAGCGTGGGGTTATTTGGCGTTGCGGCAATCCAGAATTGGAAATAGGAATTATCGCAATCGTTTTGGGATGTCTGCCGCAATTTGAGATAAATCACCATGAATCTGGCTCCAACCTCTGGGTGACGTT from Dickeya fangzhongdai encodes the following:
- the gyrA gene encoding DNA topoisomerase (ATP-hydrolyzing) subunit A produces the protein MSDLAREITPVNIEEELKSSYLDYAMSVIVGRALPDVRDGLKPVHRRVLYAMSVLGNDWNKPYKKSARVVGDVIGKYHPHGDSAVYDTIVRMAQPFSLRYMLVDGQGNFGSIDGDSAAAMRYTEVRMSKIAHELLSDLDKETVDFVPNYDGTEQIPDVMPTRIPNLLVNGSSGIAVGMATNIPPHNLTEVINGCLAYIDDENISVEGLMTHIPGPDFPTAAIINGKRGIEEAYRTGRGKVYIRARAEVEADAKSGRETIIVHEIPYQVNKARLIEKIAELVKEKRIEGISALRDESDKDGMRIVIEIKRDAVGEVVLNHLYSQTQMQVSFGINMVALHQGQPKLMTLKEILAAFVRHRREVVTRRTIFELRKARERAHILEGLAIALANIDPIIELIRHASTPAEAKNALVAQAWALGSVAAMLERAGDDAARPEWLEPEFGIHEGKYHLTEQQAQAILDLRLQKLTGLEHEKLLDEYKELLEQIAELLFILRSPERLMEVIREELEAIREQYNDARRTEITHNSADINIEDLISEENVVVTLSHQGYVKYQPLSDYEAQRRGGKGKSAARIKEEDFIDRLLVANTHDTILCFSSRGRLYWLKVYQLPEASRGARGRPIINLLPLEQDERITAILPVREYEEGMNVFMATASGTVKKTALTEFSRPRSAGIIAVNLNDGDELIGVDLTDGSNEVMLFSAEGKVVRFSESAVRTMGRTATGVRGINLQDDDLVVSLIVPRGEGDILTVTQNGFGKRTAVTEYPVKSRATKGVISIKVSERNGKVVGAVQVDSADQIMMITDAGTLVRTRVSEVSIVGRNTQGVTLIRTAEDERVVGLQRVAEPVEDDELDSVVPVDGELPEEDIDEPENDDDTPADDE
- the rcsC gene encoding two-component system sensor histidine kinase RcsC; its protein translation is MPLKVIASFQTTLKVSRYMFRALATTLWILGALISVFYVNKELNQRESHLRQIFSLNFEQSLGYIRHTTDVARELRYIAANRFGAPVAPRERGAAAKKTPFSIYPLSSTFDCGEQYEKNPAQLQSLTSFFEQWHDDFSSVYDLNRIFFVDSSQQCIVDFGIRNQSLDSDSLMKSVQERLQNQKSNRAGNRREESLFWVTPGPTPDAGYLYALTPVYVDNHLVTMMGIEQSIRLDDFMLNGDLPFSVRLLDQNDRVLLQFTDSQSGNSLSHYPDSNNYFGYSDGYGALLMKKALPPTSMTVVYSLPLEVILMSLNTLIINIALLNLASAICLFLLTRLFERKIFRPAERNAFQLEENEQFNRKIVASAPVGICILRISDGTNIISNELAHNYLSLLTYEDRVRIVRIICEQQSKSLDVVTGRNHHLQISFVHSRYRNENVAICVLLDVSARVRMEESLQEMANAAEQASQSKSMFLATVSHELRTPLYGIIGNLDLLQTKSLPSDANRLVTAMQNSSALLLKIISDILDFSKIESEQLKIEPSEFAPREVINHIVSNYLPLVVKKRLVLYCYIDPNVPLRLMGDAVRLQQVLSNLLSNAIKFTDTGCIVFQVACCDDGYLVFKVRDTGVGIDTRAVMKLFDPFFQAGTGVQRHFQGTGLGLAICEKLVSLMDGDITIESEPGLGSEFGIRIPLYRAHYPQTLQVPDLQGKTCWLQIRNALMERYLLGLLNACGLDAQRYEEGQPVGKDDVMICDHVPDTLPNAHACVEISGMQAGAAQEVRAGYWLYSTAALHELPVLLQRIYRGEDELSAETLSLPSVSYNRTENSDIRLLVVDDHPINRRLLADQLGSLGYQVITANDGLDALDVLAKNPVDIILTDVNMPNMDGYRFTQRLREMGQTLPVIGVTANALAEERQRCLQAGMDNCLSKPVTLDTLQQSLSYYSNLVRQNKPVQS
- the rcsB gene encoding response regulator transcription factor RcsB, producing MSNLNVIIADDHPIVLFGIKKSLEQIEWVNVVGEFEDSTALINNLPKLDANVLITDLSMPGDKYGDGITLIKYIKRHFPHLSIIVLTMNNNPAILSAVLELDIEGIVLKQGAPTDLPKALAALQKGKKFTPESVSKVLEKISASGYGDKRLSPKESEVLRLFAEGFLVTEIARKLNRSIKTISSQKKSAMTKLGVDNDIALLNYLSSVGVSPSDKE
- the rcsD gene encoding phosphotransferase RcsD, producing the protein MPAAIVRFFLLFILLLLLMTGAYSYNYVNSWMTEKKSALTDTAEGMQKRIDAYRFFTDQIYKNLISDPTPPDTPNINLITLMPNVFYVEKSGHKTDALIFGPHDKTTLGAMHRISQYLDVLWGAKTDIYSMYYLNGQDNSLTMVSTQPLKDISSQFRGSYLSSMVESRKTEMLQQANTLDERESFSPLRKLRFYNDYYFTLRTTFNQPGHLATVIAFDLSINDLIPRNMSRDSFMLRQQTPPVNADASADNDIPTDIRREGALLEISAQLMNSPIKLVYAIPLGRLVTDMLRNNIWVIALNLALLAISLMGVYALRRYYARPKDDLSHHLKEQQRMYGEIVSRIPVGVLVYDFSNNKVMVANALAERLYPHLSLKKISTLAEEHQGVIQATVDNEMYEVRVFHSQHTPSLCLFLLREQDQEILITKKLQLAQREFDKNVSVRKRLFRNLSQEFKQPLSAVHQLALTLRKTGNPPEQQKTIQALIAETSGAIRLMENIALQARLETVEWHLVHDSFSPLTLIDDLMLELLPRIQQKGLKLFNHYKLDPRQTYLGDSELLKKTLSLLLDYSITNTDYGKITLSCEPSAHTPEQLLIRISDTGTDISGMERDNLVHPFATTPLSDRFRHNSGLTLFLCNQLCNKLGGQLQINSRPGLGTQYVLTLKMQPDPLPAEEDEKLLDDITLLLNITSDEVRTIVSRMVSNWGADVVVYDERLVSQDAEITITDDPSRMADDTLLVTSDDTMLVPLGHRRLRTNYNVSQLLLEGLLKLIEQQLDTSPDDPLPEEQDDIGFYVRQLRNSDYYSLFVDTVPEDLKRLYTETQDGDFLSLAQTAHRLKGVFAMLNLHPGKQLCEALEKLITTQDRAQIEANLQQIEGFVTALLQPGGQQYE
- a CDS encoding MFS transporter, whose product is MSSTLSSSTLDQSQRLDDKAVQFATRAVFFITGAAMSAWAPLVPYAKSRLNINDASLGMLLLMIAIGSLTAMPLAGVLSARLGCRRVMLSAAAPLFVVLPALTQVSTLPAMAVLLFLFGAAIGLLDVTMNIQAVVVEQASKRAMLSGFHGFYSVGGIAGAGGVSGLLWLGCSPLWAIIIMVLLLLLLLLCGTHRHLLHGSGHAERSPLFVRPRGVVMTIGALCFIMFLAEGAILDWSALFLSGERGLDSRLAGVGYAAFSIAMTLGRLNGDRLTQKLGRYVMAAGGSLCAALGLLLAIAVDNPVSAITGFILVGLGASNVVPILFSAAGRQRIMPAGLAVASVSTLGYTGILTGPALLGFIAQWSSLSLALGLVAMLLLVVSLSIRPLTRSSGA